The Caenorhabditis elegans chromosome II genome has a segment encoding these proteins:
- the fbxb-30 gene encoding F-box associated domain-containing protein (Confirmed by transcript evidence) — protein MAAISFPLLQLPNFALNKTLKLMCVVPHLYLSIISKKAKRCITAVNEKPLYVHINKASSISLRLTTKSFQNFEFIITPGQSDLEIRKYITTRPLFNSYLSTNQCVLGVTAKQWIELIAQVFIQDKGVLLKLQNSNKFNIKEIQYYTRELNIVRLKIESSELQDTQLSKMFPKVEELTVTRDKIPSSILSRNFKKLRFDDIKVSLDNILISNCSSFLIFLQTLPDKDLNRFMKLWIKESNPNLKTFEVCFPDYEQTGLDGTILFKGIRCIDSIKHGEVTRKKFKRHDGTTALVSVFASTSFHFCMTVVG, from the exons ATGGCTGCAATTTCCTTTCCCTTACTCCAACTTCCAAACTTTGCACTTAACAAGACTCTGAAGCTGATGTGCGTGGTACCTCA cctATATCtatcaattatttcaaagaaGGCAAAGCGATGCATCACAGCGGTCAATGAGAAGCCGCTATATGTGCATATAAACAAAGCATCTTCGATTTCATTACGGCTGACAACAAAAtcgtttcaaaactttgagttCATTATTACACCTGGTCAATCGGATTTGGAAATTCGCAAATATATAACTACTAGGCCACTTTTCAATTCATATCTGTCTACAAATCAATGTGTACTGGGAGTTACCGCAAAACAATGGATTGAGCTTATTGCTCAAGTTTTTATCCAAGATAAAGGTGTTTTgctgaaattgcaaaattcgaataaattcAACATCAAAGAAATTCAGTATTATACACGAGAACTGAATATTGtaagactgaaaattgaatcttCAGAACTTCAAGACACtcaactttccaaaatgttccCTAAAGTTGAAGAGTTGACAGTTACCAGGGACAAAATTCCCAGCTCCATTTTGAGTCGGAACTTCAAAAAGTTGCGATTTGACGATATCAAAGTTTCACTCGACAATATTTTAATATCCAACTGCTCCAGTTTCCTAATTTTCCTGCAAACTCTCCCCGACAAAGACTTAAACCGCTTCATGAAGCTCTGGATCAAAGAGTCGAATCCTAACCTCAAAACATTCGAAGTCTGTTTCCCGGACTATGAACAAACTGGGCTCGATGGAACCATCCTTTTCAAGGGTATCAGGTGTATTGATTCTATTAAGCATGGAGAAGTGACCCGGAAGAAGTTCAAGAGGCATGATGGGACGACGGCGCTGGTTTCGGTATTTG